In Chryseobacterium viscerum, the sequence CATATGCCAACTTTTAATTGCTTTTGAATGAATACTTTTGCTAAGTAAACTAAAAAGAATCATGACAAAATATATTGACTTTTTGAAAAAAGCATTCAGTGGCGAAGAAACTGACTTCACGAAGGTGAATATCAGAAGTGCTGTATTGCTTTTAGCGATTCCCATGATGCTGGAAATGGCTATGGAATCTGTATTTGCTCTTGTTGATCTGTATTTTGTCGGACATCTGAAAGAAAGTGGTTTTGCTATTCAGACTGTGGGACTTACCGAATCTGTGCTTTCGGTGATGTATTCTATTGCGATTGGCATGAGTATGGCGGCAACAGCTTTGGTGGCAAGACGGATCGGGGAGAAAAATCCGGAGCAGGCTTCCAGGAGTGCGGCGCAGGTATTGCTCGTTTCTTTTGCGATTACTTTTATTTTAAGTTTACTGGGAGTGATTTATGCTGAGGAAATCCTCATATTGATGGGCTCAAAACCTGAAGCAGCAGCTTATGGGAAGAATTTTACCAGAATTATGATGGGAAGCAGTACGATAATAATGCTTTTATTTTTAATTAACGGGATCTTCAGAGGAGCAGGAAATGCAACGATTGCGATGAAAAGTTTATGGATTGCAAATATTGCTAACATTATTCTTTGCCCGATTCTAATAAAAGGGTTGGGGCCTGTTCCTGCTTTGGGATTAACAGGGGCGGCTTTGGCAACAACAATAGGGCGAAGTATTGGGGTGATTTACCAGTTGTACCATCTTTTAGTAGCTGATACTCAAATCCGAATAAAGATTCCATATTTTAAACCAAATTATGAATTAATCAAATCCATTATAAAGATTGCAACCCCTGGAATCTTTCAGTTTGTTATTGCTTCATGTAGCTGGATTTTCCTTGCAGAATTGGTAGCGACCACAGGAGGAGAAAATGCATCTGCCGGTTACCAGACCGCTCTAAGACTGATGATGTTCTTTATGCTTCCGGCCTGGGGATTAAGCAATGCCGCATCTACGCTGGTAGGGCAGAATATGGGAGCAAATGAAATGCTGAGGGCAGAGCAGTCGGTAATGAAAACCGTGAAATATAATGTCATCTTTATGTTGATTGTAAGTCTGATATTTATTTTTATGGGAAATTTTTTAGTGGGTTTTTTCACTCAGGAAACGGCTATTAAAGATTTTGCGAAAAATGCCCTTCAAATTATGAGCACAGGGTTTATCTTCTATGGAATAGGAATGGTGATGATCAATGCATTCAATGGAGCAGGAGATACGTGGACGCCTACATGGGTTAATCTTTTTGGATTCTGGCTGTTTCAGATTCCTCTGGCGTATTTTCTGTCAAAATATCTTGACATGGGTCCAAAAGGGGTTTTTATTTCTATTCCTGCCGCAGAAACCCTGATTACAATAGTTGCTTTCATCCTATTCAAAAAGGGAAAATGGAAAACGATAGAAGTGTAGAAAGGCTGGGAGATGGAAGCTAGAAGAGGGAAGTATCACAGGTCTGAAATTATCTAAAAACAGCCATTCTCAGAAAGTATAAAGTGTAAATTTTGATGTGATTACAGAGAATTGAAATAGTAATCTTATCGTCACTTCCAGCCTCCATCTTCCTGCTTTCTTCCTAATTTATAAAACTTTAACAGCTTCATTACTTGTATTTTAAAGTTGTATTTTTTAAATTCGTGATTAACAAATACATAATTACTATGGGAAAAGGAGACAAAAAATCAAGAAGAGGAAAAATCAATTCCGGAAGTTATGGTAAAAGAAGACCGAAAAAAGCCTCAAAATCTTTTGCTGCTTCTGAAGAAAAATCTAAAAAATAACCAAAATAAAAAAGACCGAAGATCATCTCTCCGGTCTTTTTTTTATGAAAATTAAATTAATTATTTACCTCCAAGAATATTTCCAAGAATGCTGCCTAAACCGCCGCCACCTTGTTGTTGGTTACCACCACCCAATACACTTCCAAGTATATCGTTCAGAGGATTTCCTGATGATTGAGATTGTCCGCCATTTCCTAATACACTTCCAAGAATGTCATTCAATGGATTAGACTGTTGAGCTTGAGCCTGATTAGAGGCATTCCCCAGAATTCCTCCTAAAAGATCTCCTAGGCCTCCTGCTCCTACATTACTCTGTTGTTTCTGCTGTCCGATGTATCCCATTACTACAGGTGCCAGCATCGCAAGGATAGGACCTATTTTGTCAATTGAAATGCCTGTGTTTTGTGATAGCTGGTTTTCAACAGTACTTTTTTGTCCTCCAAAGATATGATCAAGAATAGATCCACCTTCAGCCTGTCTTGCTTCAATCTGAGAAGCGTCATTTAAAATACTTCCGTTATGGTCTTTATCTAGAGCATTATTTAAAGCTTCGGCTTCTTTAGCGTCCTGAGATTTATTTCTAAGATAAGAAATAATGAGAGGGGTAGCTACAGCCAATAGGGCAATTACCTGATTTTTGCTGATTCCGAATTTGTTTTCAGCCTGTTCAGCAACCTGGTTGCCTGTGTTCCCTGTAAGTAGGTCAATTAAACTCATTTTTTGTGTTTGTTAGTATTAAGTAAATCAAAGTTATCAAAAAATATGCCTCATAAAATGACCACCTTTCATAATTATTGTTAAAGTTTTCTGATCTGTTCTTCTGTATAACCTTTGCTTTTTAGCACCTTTATGTACTCTACAGCGCTTATTGTCATCCAGTCTATAGGTTCGGGTGCTTGCTTTTTATCAATGGTGAACTCCAGAATACCCACATTATTATTCATCCATGGAAGAACATAATAATCCAGACCGCCTTTGTATTCCTTATTTGCATGAAATTCTTTTCCTTTCTCTGTTAAAAATGCGACTTTATAAAAAACGAAGTAGCCCACAGGAATCAACAGGCATACCCAGGAGAATTTTCTTAAACGGGTATACTTTTCAGAAGAAAGACCATACCCAATGGATAACGCAAAAATAATATTGAAGGGTAAAAAGAATACATAATTATCGGATACGGCATAAAACGTAGAAAATCCATATACGCATACTGCTCCGGCAGTAAAAACAAAAAACATTTTTTGATTAGTCTTGTATAAAAGCAGAATACCTGTGACTCCGAAAAATGTAAATAAATTGAAATTATAAATAAGATAGGCAAAAGATTGGAAAAAATCTTTCACATACTGAATTGTACTTTTTTTCAAAGAATCTTCCACCCATGTTCCCTGATCAGAGCTATACGGCGATTTGAAGGGGAGCCCCTGGGAAATATTCAGAATAAACAAAGAGCTAAACAATGCTGCAAAAATCAGTAGTGAAGCCATTGCATATTTCTTTTCATTTCTGAAGTAAAATAAAAAAACTAATAAAGAAGGTATTAGCAGTATATTTTGAATATGGACCCATAAGCTGATCCCTAAAAACAGGCTACTTAAAAGGATGTAAATTCTTTTCTTTTCAATAAAACTTTTTATAACTGAAAAGAAAAAAAGGCTTACCCACAGGGAGTTATAAGTATATACTTCCACGATCTCCGCATTTCTCCAAAACGAGAAACTGAATCCGAAAACAAAAGCAGCTACAAGTGATGCCCATTCTGTTTTTGAAATGCTTTTCACTGTGAGATAAACAACAGAAACTGTTGCTGCTCCTGAAGAAATAACCAGAAACCGGCTGGCTTCAATAGCATTAATACCTGCCAGGTTTTTAATAAAGATAACAGTATTGATATATAAAAAGTGACTTGTTGCTGAAGCAGTTGTTTCCCATATTCCTTTTTCTGCACTCAACACAAATCCTACACAATCGGCAAAAGGAATTTTTGAAAAACTTCCGAAATAGTAGATACCAAGAAAAATAATAAACAAAAATAAGGCTGATAGATATTTGTTCATATTAGTTCTTTATGATCGGCACATTAGAACAGGCTTCTCCGAACATCAGAGATTTTACAATTGGTTTTAACTGTTCTACCAGTTCTATATATGCATTTTCAGGAATATCTTTATCTGAACAGCCTTTTACCAGAACCCTTTTGCCTCTCATCTCCTCAAAATCATGAGTCTGAATGGCATTGTGCATTAAAATAACATCAAGATCCTCACGGTTTCCGAAGACTATTTTTTTGGCAACATCAGTAAGTTTTGCTGTCAATACAAAATAAGCCCAAAGCGGGATGATTGTATCTACAGAATTGTAAATGTATATGTATGAGTCTTTGTATAGTTCAGTATCTATAGCCTCTACCTTTTCACGAAAATCTTTTTCTTTCAGGATCATTTCCTGAAAAAGAAAATCTTTTAGGTCAATTCCCTTTCTTTCTCCCTTTGGAAGTAAAGTGGAAAGATCAAAATTGATAAGGCCGCTTTCGGCAACTTTATTCCGGATTTCAAATTCTTCTGACATTTTTTATCATTATCTTTGAACAAATTTACGAATTAAGATCATATCTATTTTAATTTGTTCTCTATCCTTACTATAGAAATGAAGTATTATATTATTGCAGGAGAAGCTTCAGGTGATTTGCATGGAAGCAACTTGATGAAAGCCTTAAAACAAAAGGATCCGAATGCGGAGTTCAGATTTTGGGGTGGTGATCTGATGAAAGCTCAGGGCGGAACACTGGTAAAGCATTACCGTGACCTTGCTTTTATGGGGTTTCTGGAAGTGGTGATGAATCTCAGAACCATTCTGAATAATATTAAATTCTGTAAAGAGGATATTCAGAAGAACAGACCTGACGTTTTGATTTTAGTAGATTATCCTGGTTTCAACCTGAGAATTGCCAGATTTGCCAAAGAACTCGGGATCAAAGTAGTGTACTATATTTCTCCACAGCTTTGGGCATGGAAAGAAGGCAGAGTAGAGATTATCAAAAAATATGTGGATGAAATGATGGTCATTCTTCCTTTTGAAGAAGATTTTTACAGAAAACATGGTGTCCATTCCCATTTTGTCGGCCATCCATTGCTGGATGCTATTTCAGATCTGCCGGAAATCAATATTGAAAATTTCAAATCGGAGCATGGCCTGAATGAAAAAGAAATCATTGCGCTTTTGCCGGGTTCCAGAGAACAGGAAGTGGAAAAGATGCTTGAAATAATGCTTTCTGTAAGACCGTATTTTAAAAATTATCAGTTTGTGATTGCTGGAGCACCAAGTCTTCCTAAAGAGTTTTATCAGAAATATGTAGATGATAATGTTCATTTTGTATCCAATAAAACTTATGATTTGCTGAGATGTTCCAAGGCAGCTCTTGTCACTTCAGGAACAGCTACGCTGGAAACCGCTTTACTGAATATTCCTGAAGTGGTTTGCTATCGCGGAAGCAAAATTTCCTATGCTATTGCTAAGAGACTAGTAAAAAATATCAATTATATTTCCCTTGTTAATCTTATCATGGACAGGGAAGTGGTGAAAGAACTTATTCAAAATGATTTGAATACCCAAAACCTGGTAGAAGAACTCAATAAAATTATTGATGGAGACAAAAGAACACAGGTTCTGAATGACTACAGTCTTCTGAGAGAAAAGTTGGGAGGAAAAGGAGCCAGTGATCATGCTGCTGAGGTGATATTAAAAGTATAATTTTATTAAGGTTTTTGAGAATTTAATCTGCTTTTTAACTATGAATTATTGTAACCGTTTTCTGTTATTATTGGTATTTACATTATTTTTCTCGAAAAGCTTTGCTCAGCAGAGCGACTCAAGGGATCAAGTTCAGATATTCTACTATGGCTGGTATGGAAATCCTGCAACGGATGGAAGTTATCAACATTGGAACCATGAAATTCTTCCTCATTGGAATAATCCGAAATGGAATAATCTGGGACAACACAAAGGTGGAGATGATATCGGAGCTAATTTTTATCCGGCATTGGGAAATTACAGTTCCAATGATACAAAGATCATTGAAAAACATATGAAAATGATCAAAGAATCCGGAGTAGGAGTAGTTGTAGTAAGTTGGCTGGGAAAAGATTCATTCACAGATAAAAGTCTTATCAAATACCTTGATATTGCGGATCGTTTTGATTTAAAAATTGCATTCCACATTGAGCCGTTTTATAAAAATACTTCAGAATTGAAGGAACAGCTTTCTTATCTTGTAAAAACTTATTCCCAGCATCACGCTTTCTATAAAAAAGAAGGGAAACCATTGTTTTATGTTTATGACAGTTATAAAATTCCTAAAGAAGAATGGGCTGAAATGTTATCCAAAAACGGAAAAAAAACAGTCAGAAATACAGACCTGGATGCGCTTTATATCGGGCTTTGGGTTGAAAAAGATGATGCGAAGTTTTTTGATTCAGCAGGCTTTGATGGTTTCTATACTTATTTTGCCAGCGAAGGGTTTGTATATGGAAGTACAACTGCTAACTGGGATTTCATGGCCAGCTACGCTAAAGATCATCATCTGATTTTTATTCCTTGTGTAGGACCAGGTTATTCCGATACAAGAATACGTCCATGGAACGAAGCGAATTTCAAAAGCAGAGACAATGGAAAGTATTACGAAAAGATGTTTGATGCTGCCATTAAAGTAAATCCGGATTTCATTAGTATCACATCTTTCAACGAATGGCATGAAGGAACTCAAATAGAACCCGCTATCCCTAAAAAATCAGGTGATTTCAAATATGAAGATTATGGGAAAGATCCTTTATTTTATATTAAAGAAACGAAGCGTTTGACGGATAAATTTCTGAAAAAGTAATAACATACTTTAAAGCTTTAATTTCACAGCAAAAAATCAAGTGTTCTGTTGATGCTTTTGATAAGCTGCAAAGCACTTATTTAGTTATTCAAGAGATTATATCTCATTGATTAATTATCTATTTTCCCTGGATAATTAATTGAAATTGCAAAAGCAGCCTCTCCTTATTCTCGTAATATGTTTTATCCTTGGAATTGTTTTTCAGGATAAGCTTGTTTTGACAGGCTTTGCATTTTATTCAGTAATTGCAATGTGCTTGGTTGTACTCGTTGCAGTATGTTTTCACTCTTATTTTCTGCACAAAATCAAGGTTGTTTTACTTGCGTTTTTGTTCTTTGGAACAGGAATTATCCTTCATCGCTATAATACTTATTCAGAGGCAAACAGTGTATTGATAAATAAAAAAGAAACGGTTAGTTTTAAAATCTCTCAAAAATTAAATACTACTGAAAAATATAAAAAATACGAAGGAACAGCGCAGGCAGGAAATATAAATTTCAATTCAATTTTTTATGTTCCAAAGGATGGTAAAGAGCTGGATTTTATTCATTATTACAAAACGGAGGCTTATATTACACAACCTAAGGCTCCTCAATATGATTTTCAGTTTGATTATACCCGATATCTCAAAAGAAAGCACATTGATTACCAGATTTATATTTCAGATGAAATTGTATCTGCAGAACGAAATGACTTAACGTTGTCAGATCAACTGCGACAATATAGATTTACAGTTCTCAAGAAAATTGATAAAACTGTAATGTCCCGGAAAAGCAAAGAATTTTTAAAAGGAATCATTCTGGCAGATCGTACAGAGATTGATGCAGTTACTGTACAGGATTTCAATAAGTCAGGATTGGTCCATTTTCTGGCCATTTCCGGAACTCATATTGTGGTTATTTTTGGGATGTTCTACTATTTACTGATTCGTTTTATTCCTTTACAGTTCAGAAAATATGCAGTTATTCTAAGCTTGGTTTTTATTTGGCTGTTTGCTGCTTTTATTGGGTTTGGAAATTCGGTTTTGCGTTCCTGTATCATGCTGAGCGTCTATTTTATTTTTGTAATGCTTCAGCGGAAACCGGATCTGCTTCACTCACTAGCTTTATCCGCTTTTTTTATCTTAATTGGAGATACACAGCAGTTTTTTGACGTGGGATTTCAGCTTAGCTTTTTAGCGGTTCTTGGAATTTATTGGCTGAATCAGCCTCTGTTGAAACATTTTCCGAAACAGGATCATTATCTTAAAAAACTTCTGTTTAATACCATTACAATATCTTTATCTGCGCAGCTGGCAACACTTCCTTTGGTGCTGTATTATTTTCATCAGTTTTCATTCATATCCATTATTGCCAACTTTGTTATTGTTCCTTTTTCCGAAATAATTATTGTTTTCTCATTTATAATGACAGCTTTCGTTGCCTGTGGAATTGATTTTGGCTTGTTGAATGGTGTATATGACTTTGTTATTCAGATTCTTTTGGAAATGATTCATTGGTTTGCTGAGACAGACCTGTTGTTTTTTGAAAATATTCCTATGAATGGATTTGAAATGCTGTCGGTTTCAGTGGTAGTCTATTTATTAAGATCGTTCATATTAAAGTTTAACTTCAAAAATTCTATGAGGTTAATAATGGCTATAATTGTATTTTTGATCGTAAGAACCGGAAGCAATGTCTTTGAAAATGAGAAAGAAGAGGTGTTGATTTATTCTTTAGGTAAAAGCAAAATTTTTTCGATAAAAAATGGTGAAAAAATCTGTTTTTGGGTTTCTGATATGGAAGATAAAGTAAAAGTTCTACGGTATATTATAAATCCCTATTGTTCATCAAGAAGAGTGGATTATTTTGAAATAAAATCCTTTTCTTCATCCTCTCAGAAAGTGGTTTTCCGAGACCGGGTTTATGATCTTAAATAATGCTTTATAATTTATGTGTTTTCCCGTATCTATAATGTATGAAATTCTTATTTAGAAACATTACAAACTGCCTAATTGTGAGATTTCTCACTTTTCGATATTGTTAAACTTTCTTAATTTTGTAGAAATTCAAATTTAAACTTATATGGCAGGTTTAACGAGTTCTACGATAGGTAGAAAATATGCTATGGCATTATCAGCTCTATTTTTGCTGATTTTTCTTATACTGCATTTGACGACCAATTTGTTATCAGTTCTGAACAAGGATGCATTCAATACTGCATCAGACTTCATGGGCTATAATCCTTTTGTGCAGTTCTTAATGCAGCCTATTCTTGGTTTTGCAGTAATTTTCCATTTCATTATGGGATTTGTGCTTGAAATCAAGAATAATAAAGCGCGTCCGGTAAAGTATGCAGCTAACAACGCATCGGTGAATTCTTCATGGATGTCCAGAAATATGATTATTTCCGGAGCTGTTATCTTAGCGTTCCTGGCGCTTCACTTATATGATT encodes:
- a CDS encoding MATE family efflux transporter yields the protein MTKYIDFLKKAFSGEETDFTKVNIRSAVLLLAIPMMLEMAMESVFALVDLYFVGHLKESGFAIQTVGLTESVLSVMYSIAIGMSMAATALVARRIGEKNPEQASRSAAQVLLVSFAITFILSLLGVIYAEEILILMGSKPEAAAYGKNFTRIMMGSSTIIMLLFLINGIFRGAGNATIAMKSLWIANIANIILCPILIKGLGPVPALGLTGAALATTIGRSIGVIYQLYHLLVADTQIRIKIPYFKPNYELIKSIIKIATPGIFQFVIASCSWIFLAELVATTGGENASAGYQTALRLMMFFMLPAWGLSNAASTLVGQNMGANEMLRAEQSVMKTVKYNVIFMLIVSLIFIFMGNFLVGFFTQETAIKDFAKNALQIMSTGFIFYGIGMVMINAFNGAGDTWTPTWVNLFGFWLFQIPLAYFLSKYLDMGPKGVFISIPAAETLITIVAFILFKKGKWKTIEV
- a CDS encoding 30S ribosomal protein THX, which encodes MGKGDKKSRRGKINSGSYGKRRPKKASKSFAASEEKSKK
- a CDS encoding DUF937 domain-containing protein; protein product: MSLIDLLTGNTGNQVAEQAENKFGISKNQVIALLAVATPLIISYLRNKSQDAKEAEALNNALDKDHNGSILNDASQIEARQAEGGSILDHIFGGQKSTVENQLSQNTGISIDKIGPILAMLAPVVMGYIGQQKQQSNVGAGGLGDLLGGILGNASNQAQAQQSNPLNDILGSVLGNGGQSQSSGNPLNDILGSVLGGGNQQQGGGGLGSILGNILGGK
- a CDS encoding DUF2723 domain-containing protein, which gives rise to MNKYLSALFLFIIFLGIYYFGSFSKIPFADCVGFVLSAEKGIWETTASATSHFLYINTVIFIKNLAGINAIEASRFLVISSGAATVSVVYLTVKSISKTEWASLVAAFVFGFSFSFWRNAEIVEVYTYNSLWVSLFFFSVIKSFIEKKRIYILLSSLFLGISLWVHIQNILLIPSLLVFLFYFRNEKKYAMASLLIFAALFSSLFILNISQGLPFKSPYSSDQGTWVEDSLKKSTIQYVKDFFQSFAYLIYNFNLFTFFGVTGILLLYKTNQKMFFVFTAGAVCVYGFSTFYAVSDNYVFFLPFNIIFALSIGYGLSSEKYTRLRKFSWVCLLIPVGYFVFYKVAFLTEKGKEFHANKEYKGGLDYYVLPWMNNNVGILEFTIDKKQAPEPIDWMTISAVEYIKVLKSKGYTEEQIRKL
- a CDS encoding DUF2480 family protein — its product is MSEEFEIRNKVAESGLINFDLSTLLPKGERKGIDLKDFLFQEMILKEKDFREKVEAIDTELYKDSYIYIYNSVDTIIPLWAYFVLTAKLTDVAKKIVFGNREDLDVILMHNAIQTHDFEEMRGKRVLVKGCSDKDIPENAYIELVEQLKPIVKSLMFGEACSNVPIIKN
- the lpxB gene encoding lipid-A-disaccharide synthase encodes the protein MKYYIIAGEASGDLHGSNLMKALKQKDPNAEFRFWGGDLMKAQGGTLVKHYRDLAFMGFLEVVMNLRTILNNIKFCKEDIQKNRPDVLILVDYPGFNLRIARFAKELGIKVVYYISPQLWAWKEGRVEIIKKYVDEMMVILPFEEDFYRKHGVHSHFVGHPLLDAISDLPEINIENFKSEHGLNEKEIIALLPGSREQEVEKMLEIMLSVRPYFKNYQFVIAGAPSLPKEFYQKYVDDNVHFVSNKTYDLLRCSKAALVTSGTATLETALLNIPEVVCYRGSKISYAIAKRLVKNINYISLVNLIMDREVVKELIQNDLNTQNLVEELNKIIDGDKRTQVLNDYSLLREKLGGKGASDHAAEVILKV
- a CDS encoding glycoside hydrolase family 99 protein, whose translation is MNYCNRFLLLLVFTLFFSKSFAQQSDSRDQVQIFYYGWYGNPATDGSYQHWNHEILPHWNNPKWNNLGQHKGGDDIGANFYPALGNYSSNDTKIIEKHMKMIKESGVGVVVVSWLGKDSFTDKSLIKYLDIADRFDLKIAFHIEPFYKNTSELKEQLSYLVKTYSQHHAFYKKEGKPLFYVYDSYKIPKEEWAEMLSKNGKKTVRNTDLDALYIGLWVEKDDAKFFDSAGFDGFYTYFASEGFVYGSTTANWDFMASYAKDHHLIFIPCVGPGYSDTRIRPWNEANFKSRDNGKYYEKMFDAAIKVNPDFISITSFNEWHEGTQIEPAIPKKSGDFKYEDYGKDPLFYIKETKRLTDKFLKK
- a CDS encoding ComEC/Rec2 family competence protein, with amino-acid sequence MQKQPLLILVICFILGIVFQDKLVLTGFAFYSVIAMCLVVLVAVCFHSYFLHKIKVVLLAFLFFGTGIILHRYNTYSEANSVLINKKETVSFKISQKLNTTEKYKKYEGTAQAGNINFNSIFYVPKDGKELDFIHYYKTEAYITQPKAPQYDFQFDYTRYLKRKHIDYQIYISDEIVSAERNDLTLSDQLRQYRFTVLKKIDKTVMSRKSKEFLKGIILADRTEIDAVTVQDFNKSGLVHFLAISGTHIVVIFGMFYYLLIRFIPLQFRKYAVILSLVFIWLFAAFIGFGNSVLRSCIMLSVYFIFVMLQRKPDLLHSLALSAFFILIGDTQQFFDVGFQLSFLAVLGIYWLNQPLLKHFPKQDHYLKKLLFNTITISLSAQLATLPLVLYYFHQFSFISIIANFVIVPFSEIIIVFSFIMTAFVACGIDFGLLNGVYDFVIQILLEMIHWFAETDLLFFENIPMNGFEMLSVSVVVYLLRSFILKFNFKNSMRLIMAIIVFLIVRTGSNVFENEKEEVLIYSLGKSKIFSIKNGEKICFWVSDMEDKVKVLRYIINPYCSSRRVDYFEIKSFSSSSQKVVFRDRVYDLK
- a CDS encoding succinate dehydrogenase cytochrome b subunit, whose translation is MAGLTSSTIGRKYAMALSALFLLIFLILHLTTNLLSVLNKDAFNTASDFMGYNPFVQFLMQPILGFAVIFHFIMGFVLEIKNNKARPVKYAANNASVNSSWMSRNMIISGAVILAFLALHLYDFWLHEINYKYVEGLTPDAERFWPELHEKFADLWRVALYVISFVLLGLHLAHGFQSSFQSIGARHPKYTPVIKAFGTWYSILIPAGFIIVAVFHFITQ